The nucleotide window AAATTTCCCGCAATTGTGCTTTGGTGTGGTCAAACAAACCATTCTGAAAAGGGGCAATGTCATAATCGAATGGCACACACCGAATGCCCAAGTCTTCTATCAACTTATGAAGGCGAGTGTGTTGGCGAACGTTGTAGCGCCCCGCACCCAAGTCTACTTGCTCTGGATGGGTGCTCAATGGCGCAGAAAAAATGCGCCCTCCGGCGATGCTGTTTCGTTCAAATACTCGGATTGAGTGTTCAGGTAGAAGCTCGTGAATACGGTAGGCGGCACAGAGCCCGGTAATGCCGCCTCCAACAATGGCAATGTCGCACTGCAAGTCCGACTTGTTCATTCATCTTGTCCCTAAGGGATATCAGGAAATGGGGATTGCTCCCCACGTCATTCCGCCAGCTTGTCAAACATTCGCCTCTACATCACCTGCGGCTTTGATGCGGGTGATGGTGGAATAATGTGTTTTGCCGTCTTGCCCAATGCTGGTGGTGTCGGCATACCCAACTGTGACGCCTTTTTTCCCTTCGAAGTAAGTGCGAACATTATTTGCCCAAATGTCACCTTGATGAGTGAACTCAAGGTGATCGCCATTGATCTTGATGTAGCCATTCCCGACCATGTCTTCGATCTTGTCGGCATAAACTTCAGTGAACGCAACGCCAAAGCGCTCTTTGAAAGGGCGCATATCCAAGTGCTTCAGGCGTAATCCCATCACCATGTACCGTTGCATCCGCTCAGCCTCTGTGCTGAAGCACTGAGCTTCATAGGGTAATCGCTTCTCCTCAAGAACTGCGCTGATGTAGTTTTTGATAGATCGGATACTGCGATACGTAATCCCAGCAATGTACCCATGTGCACCAGCACCCAGTGCGATAATGTTGTTTGATTCTGCATTCATTCGAATGTAACGGCAGTCATGCCCTGGTATAGCCCAATCTCGCACTGAATACTGGTTGGTATAGCGACTCGACTTAATGCGATCCAAGGTATATTCGAACAGCGTGATTTCACGTTCTTGGCAGGGGGCTTGGTGCTTTTGGGTCTTTACATAATCCGAATAGAAAGCGGTATTTTCCAATAGAACTAGTGGATAGAAAGTCAAGTGGGTTGAGCCAGAGGAGAGTGCCAGATCAACGTCTTCTGCCCAGATCTCATCCGTTTGCTTGGGCAGGTTGTAGATGAAGTCGAGGTTGAAATTGGTGAAGTTCTCGCGTAGGTTGGCGATACCTTCGAGCAGTTCTTCCTTGCCCTGCCGCATGTGCAAATGCTCTATGCGGATTGCCCGATTGAACGTCTGGATACCTGCGCTGACTCGGTTCACACCATGTTGTTTCAGTGCTGCGATACGCTCGGCTGTGAAATTTTGGATTACTCCTTCACAGGTGATTTCCACGTCCTTGTCTAATGGAAACCATTGATGTAAATGAGATAGGATACGATCCAACTGCTCTGGACTAAGGCAATTGGGGGTGCCTCCTCCCAAATAAACTGCTCCTACCTGCAGGGACTGTACGTGTTCGAGCGTGCTGTAAAGACGCATCTCTTCAATCAGCGCATCTACATATTGTGCTTTGAGCACCTCGGGGCTGACTGATTTGTTAAATCCGCAGAACGAGCACACCTGATCACAAAATGGGATGTGAATGTAGAGTGTGGAGCGTTTGTTGCCTGTACAGGACGTATTCAACGCAGCGAGTGTACGCTCCACGTCTATTGGGTCATTCGGCATGGGATAGGTGCTGGAGCCAATCGGCTCACGATGCGAAAACGTAACTTGTTTCAATCCAGTGCTCCTAAT belongs to Chitinivorax sp. B and includes:
- the hemW gene encoding radical SAM family heme chaperone HemW → MPNDPIDVERTLAALNTSCTGNKRSTLYIHIPFCDQVCSFCGFNKSVSPEVLKAQYVDALIEEMRLYSTLEHVQSLQVGAVYLGGGTPNCLSPEQLDRILSHLHQWFPLDKDVEITCEGVIQNFTAERIAALKQHGVNRVSAGIQTFNRAIRIEHLHMRQGKEELLEGIANLRENFTNFNLDFIYNLPKQTDEIWAEDVDLALSSGSTHLTFYPLVLLENTAFYSDYVKTQKHQAPCQEREITLFEYTLDRIKSSRYTNQYSVRDWAIPGHDCRYIRMNAESNNIIALGAGAHGYIAGITYRSIRSIKNYISAVLEEKRLPYEAQCFSTEAERMQRYMVMGLRLKHLDMRPFKERFGVAFTEVYADKIEDMVGNGYIKINGDHLEFTHQGDIWANNVRTYFEGKKGVTVGYADTTSIGQDGKTHYSTITRIKAAGDVEANV